From one Planktothrix agardhii NIES-204 genomic stretch:
- the gyrA_2 gene encoding DNA gyrase A subunit produces MAKQLNLFSGQVITTSLHTEMQQSYLEYAMSVIVGRALPDVRDGLKPVHRRILYAMHELGLTPDRPYRKCARVVGDVLGKYHPHGDQSVYDALVRLVQEFSSRYPLLAGHGNFGSVDNDPPAAMRYTETRLAAVGHEGLLSQVGEATVNFISNFDNSQQEPTVLPAQLPFLLLNGSSGIAVGMATNIPPHNLGEVVDGLIALIDQPELSEQKLIELIPGPDFPTGGEIISTEGIAEAYHHGKGSIVVRGVAKMEEVPTAQKRRTKNAIVVTELPFQVNKAAWIEKIAGLVNAGKLEGISDIRDESDREGIRVVIELKREFSPEVVLHHLYQQTELMTKFGAIFLAIVNGQPRQLSLKQILQEFLSFREQTLTRQYRHELEAAERRCHLVEGLLLALENLDSLIEILRNAPDGSTAKITLENQLGFSDIQSDAILAMPMRRLTGLERQKLQEEFTQLTTNIEQLRRLLDERPELLKSLKKELRSLKRKYGDERRTRIIYPQGQTTITSEDKTAKKSKEKILELTSPPDVLQPLPPVDEETVIEITHRGYIRRVSPKTADSKRNQTENKTAINIEETDDFITQTHNTKTSQNLVMVLKTGKAYPLSVADIPVGNNRSKGKPIITLLSPSAYKDTSINPQDLMIAQFLLSAFPDKTDLITLTQQGKIKRLPLIELAELTNRGSTIVKLKDDDELSFATLSNADEKVVLATSGGRLLRFDLNDEQLPPMGKVAQGSQATRLRQKEHLIGCVTLSIKGSLLLVTEQGYIKRIAMELVRGSNRGGIGISMIQFKSPNDILVGIAPAKPRQQIHLFTSDNRIIHVPTDQINLSTKDSTGDRIFKLKPDERIISIKS; encoded by the coding sequence ATGGCTAAACAGTTAAACCTCTTTTCTGGGCAAGTGATCACCACATCGCTTCATACCGAGATGCAACAATCGTACCTCGAATATGCCATGAGTGTGATTGTTGGCCGAGCTTTACCCGATGTTCGCGATGGGTTGAAACCCGTACATCGTCGGATTTTGTACGCGATGCACGAATTGGGGTTAACTCCCGACCGTCCCTACCGCAAATGTGCGCGGGTAGTTGGGGATGTGTTAGGGAAATATCACCCCCACGGGGATCAATCGGTTTATGATGCCTTGGTGAGACTGGTTCAGGAATTTTCTAGTCGTTACCCATTATTAGCAGGTCATGGCAACTTCGGGTCTGTGGATAATGACCCCCCAGCGGCGATGCGTTACACCGAAACCCGTTTAGCTGCGGTGGGCCATGAAGGGTTACTTTCCCAAGTCGGGGAAGCTACAGTTAATTTTATTAGTAATTTCGATAATTCTCAACAGGAACCCACGGTTTTACCCGCCCAACTGCCGTTTTTATTGTTAAATGGATCTTCGGGAATTGCTGTTGGGATGGCGACGAATATTCCTCCCCATAATTTAGGAGAAGTAGTCGATGGACTAATTGCCTTAATTGATCAACCTGAATTATCCGAACAAAAATTAATCGAATTGATTCCTGGGCCGGATTTTCCCACCGGGGGAGAAATTATTAGTACCGAAGGAATTGCTGAAGCTTATCATCACGGAAAAGGCAGTATTGTGGTGCGGGGTGTGGCAAAAATGGAAGAAGTTCCCACCGCCCAAAAACGTCGGACTAAAAATGCTATTGTGGTCACGGAATTGCCATTTCAGGTGAATAAAGCAGCTTGGATCGAAAAAATTGCCGGGTTAGTTAATGCGGGAAAATTAGAGGGAATTTCTGATATTAGGGATGAAAGTGATCGCGAAGGCATTCGAGTTGTAATTGAATTAAAACGGGAATTTTCTCCCGAAGTGGTGTTACATCATCTCTATCAGCAAACGGAATTAATGACCAAGTTTGGGGCGATTTTTTTGGCGATCGTGAATGGACAACCCCGACAATTAAGTTTAAAACAAATTCTCCAAGAATTTCTATCATTTAGGGAACAAACTTTAACCCGTCAATACCGCCATGAATTAGAAGCCGCCGAACGGCGTTGTCATTTAGTGGAAGGGTTATTACTAGCTTTAGAAAATTTAGATAGTTTGATTGAAATTCTCAGAAATGCCCCCGATGGTTCAACAGCAAAAATAACCTTAGAAAATCAATTAGGGTTTAGTGATATTCAATCCGATGCCATTTTAGCCATGCCTATGCGTCGATTAACCGGGTTAGAACGGCAAAAATTACAGGAAGAATTTACCCAATTAACTACTAATATTGAACAGTTAAGACGGTTACTAGATGAACGTCCTGAACTGTTAAAATCCTTGAAGAAAGAATTGCGATCGCTCAAACGAAAATATGGCGATGAACGACGCACTCGAATTATTTATCCCCAAGGTCAAACTACTATCACCTCTGAGGATAAAACCGCTAAAAAATCCAAAGAAAAGATATTAGAACTGACATCTCCTCCCGATGTATTACAACCCTTACCCCCGGTGGACGAAGAAACCGTAATTGAAATTACCCATCGCGGTTATATTCGGCGAGTATCTCCCAAAACCGCAGATTCCAAACGGAATCAAACTGAAAATAAGACCGCTATTAATATTGAGGAAACCGATGATTTTATCACCCAAACCCACAATACTAAAACCAGTCAAAATCTAGTCATGGTATTGAAAACTGGAAAAGCTTATCCTTTAAGTGTAGCGGATATTCCTGTGGGTAATAATCGGTCTAAGGGAAAACCAATTATTACCTTATTATCACCTTCTGCCTATAAAGATACATCAATTAATCCCCAAGACTTAATGATTGCTCAATTTCTATTATCAGCTTTTCCCGATAAAACCGATTTAATTACCCTAACTCAACAGGGGAAAATTAAACGTTTACCCCTAATAGAATTAGCGGAATTAACCAACCGAGGCAGTACCATTGTTAAACTAAAAGATGACGATGAATTATCTTTTGCTACCCTTTCTAATGCCGATGAAAAAGTAGTCTTGGCTACTTCCGGGGGGCGACTCTTACGATTTGATCTTAATGATGAACAACTACCTCCGATGGGTAAAGTTGCCCAGGGTTCCCAAGCCACTCGCTTACGACAAAAAGAACATTTAATCGGATGTGTTACCCTATCAATTAAAGGCAGTTTATTATTAGTAACAGAACAGGGTTATATTAAACGAATTGCGATGGAATTAGTGCGGGGAAGTAACCGAGGGGGGATCGGAATTTCCATGATCCAGTTTAAATCTCCTAATGATATATTAGTAGGAATTGCCCCGGCTAAACCCCGCCAACAAATCCATCTGTTCACCAGTGATAATCGGATTATTCATGTTCCCACGGATCAAATTAATCTATCCACAAAAGATAGTACAGGTGATCGCATTTTCAAACTCAAACCCGATGAGAGAATTATCTCGATCAAGTCGTAG
- a CDS encoding two-component response regulator, with translation MKTVLIVEDDQVNARVFSKILTKRGGLAVKHTENVEEVLEIARTGEADLILMDVSLAHSVYQGKAVDGIKITQLLKADPATAKLPIILVTAHAMAGDREDFMAQSGADDYISKPVIDHQKFVDKIKSLMPPEK, from the coding sequence ATGAAGACCGTTCTGATTGTAGAAGACGATCAGGTTAATGCTCGTGTTTTTTCAAAAATCTTGACAAAACGGGGTGGATTAGCCGTTAAACACACGGAAAACGTGGAAGAAGTGCTGGAGATTGCTCGCACAGGGGAGGCGGACTTGATTTTGATGGATGTTTCCCTGGCGCACAGTGTCTATCAAGGAAAAGCAGTTGATGGAATTAAAATTACACAACTCCTGAAAGCTGACCCCGCTACCGCGAAACTGCCGATTATTTTAGTAACGGCCCATGCCATGGCCGGAGATCGGGAGGATTTTATGGCTCAAAGTGGAGCCGATGACTATATCTCTAAACCTGTGATTGATCATCAAAAGTTCGTGGATAAGATTAAATCCTTGATGCCACCAGAGAAGTGA
- a CDS encoding TPR domain protein — MRNRTLILSVILTFSLWNVAKSAMGQALIPYTPTLDSEQLQQTGLGLLEEAAQLTRFQQYQLALPRAELATQLAPDNYQAWALLGSLYLQLDELDKGIEFLQKAKTLEPKDPGIQFILGEAYFKKGDYQKSVQSLEAALKLDPKVPGALFDLGNAYYKLGRLDQAVLQYEQAFAQESSLWPAINNVGLVKYEQGEIDTAISKWRQAIKIDTKAAEPLLALAVALYTKGEAQEALSLGETALRLDGRYADSDYLKENLWGDRLIKDTQKFLANPQIQKVLTQVKDTQPTPPSP; from the coding sequence GTGCGAAATCGAACCCTGATTCTGTCCGTGATTCTTACTTTCAGTTTGTGGAATGTCGCTAAATCAGCCATGGGACAAGCCCTGATTCCCTATACCCCCACCCTAGACTCAGAACAACTCCAACAAACGGGATTAGGGTTGCTCGAAGAAGCGGCTCAGTTAACGCGATTTCAACAATATCAATTAGCTTTACCCCGGGCAGAACTCGCCACTCAACTAGCTCCTGATAATTACCAAGCCTGGGCCTTGTTGGGCAGTTTATATCTGCAATTAGACGAACTCGATAAAGGGATTGAATTCTTACAAAAAGCCAAAACCTTAGAACCCAAAGACCCGGGGATTCAGTTTATTTTAGGGGAAGCCTACTTCAAAAAAGGGGACTATCAAAAATCCGTTCAATCCCTAGAAGCAGCCTTGAAACTTGACCCCAAGGTTCCGGGGGCGTTATTTGATTTAGGCAATGCCTATTATAAATTGGGGCGGTTAGATCAGGCAGTTTTACAATACGAGCAAGCCTTTGCCCAAGAAAGTAGTCTTTGGCCAGCCATTAATAATGTGGGCTTAGTCAAGTATGAACAGGGAGAAATTGATACCGCCATCAGTAAATGGAGACAGGCGATTAAGATTGATACCAAAGCCGCCGAACCCCTATTGGCCTTAGCCGTTGCCCTGTACACTAAAGGAGAGGCTCAAGAGGCCCTATCTTTAGGAGAAACGGCTTTACGTCTTGATGGCCGTTATGCCGACTCTGATTATCTTAAAGAAAATCTTTGGGGCGATCGCTTAATCAAGGATACCCAAAAATTTCTAGCCAATCCCCAAATCCAAAAGGTGCTAACTCAAGTTAAAGATACTCAACCAACGCCCCCTAGTCCATAA
- the fabG gene encoding 3-ketoacyl-(acyl-carrier-protein) reductase encodes MERLPESLQHLNGRVAIITGGSRGIGRAAALALAAEGAKIVVNYASSSTAADAVVTEIIQAGGEAIALQADVSKADQVDILFNKVTETWNKVDILVNNAGITCDTLLIRMKPEDWQAVIDLNLTGVFLCTRLASKIMLKQKSGRIINITSVAGQMGNPGQANYSAAKAGVIGFTKTVAKELASRGITVNAVAPGFIATDMTKELKNTEEILKFIPLGRYGQPEEVAGMIRFLAADPAAAYITGQVFNVDGGMVMA; translated from the coding sequence ATGGAACGTTTACCTGAAAGTTTACAACACTTAAATGGACGAGTAGCAATTATTACAGGCGGGTCACGGGGTATTGGTCGCGCTGCGGCCTTAGCCTTAGCTGCCGAAGGCGCAAAGATTGTGGTTAATTATGCCAGTTCTTCAACGGCGGCGGATGCAGTGGTGACTGAAATCATCCAAGCGGGCGGTGAAGCGATCGCACTCCAGGCGGATGTATCAAAAGCGGATCAAGTTGATATCTTGTTTAACAAAGTCACAGAAACTTGGAATAAAGTTGATATTTTAGTGAATAATGCCGGGATTACTTGTGATACTTTACTAATAAGAATGAAGCCGGAAGACTGGCAAGCGGTAATTGATTTGAATTTAACCGGGGTGTTTCTTTGTACTCGTCTGGCTAGTAAAATAATGCTCAAACAAAAGTCAGGACGAATTATTAATATTACCTCCGTTGCAGGACAAATGGGCAACCCTGGTCAAGCTAATTATAGTGCGGCAAAAGCGGGGGTAATTGGATTTACAAAAACCGTGGCAAAAGAATTAGCAAGTCGCGGGATAACGGTGAATGCGGTGGCGCCTGGATTTATTGCAACGGATATGACCAAAGAGTTAAAAAATACGGAAGAAATTCTCAAATTTATTCCCTTGGGTCGTTACGGTCAACCGGAAGAAGTGGCGGGCATGATTCGGTTTTTAGCAGCAGACCCGGCGGCGGCTTATATTACGGGTCAAGTGTTTAATGTGGATGGGGGAATGGTGATGGCGTAG
- the trxM1 gene encoding thioredoxin M: protein MAVKQTFNNFQELLTHSEVPVLVDFYATWCGPCQMMTPILEEVNQEMNQQIQIVKIDSDKYPELASQYNIMALPTLILFKKGQPVGRHEGVLRSPELIKWVYGLL, encoded by the coding sequence ATGGCCGTTAAACAAACCTTTAATAACTTTCAAGAACTCCTCACCCATTCTGAAGTTCCGGTGTTAGTAGATTTTTACGCAACTTGGTGTGGCCCTTGCCAAATGATGACACCGATTTTAGAAGAAGTTAATCAAGAAATGAATCAACAAATCCAAATTGTGAAAATTGATAGTGATAAATACCCTGAACTTGCCTCTCAATATAATATTATGGCTTTACCGACATTAATTTTATTTAAAAAAGGTCAACCCGTTGGGCGCCATGAAGGAGTATTGCGATCGCCTGAACTAATTAAATGGGTGTATGGTTTACTTTAA
- a CDS encoding penicillin-binding protein codes for MEESQLPSITKTDSLESETYPENTSGVVSTQSVLTSPVMTTEVEPDQVSAETASESNPQAVTWYHQALNRINSKWVKLRQGFTHENPAGKRWYRRPKVWIGIGVLSVGGGALGYGAWQWYLVDQSLPPVSVSGIASFNRDGTITIKANNSDILMQTGPATREKLRLKQIPEKLAQAFISTEDIRFYDHDGVDYQGIIRAVGSNILAGGVVEGGSTITQQLARIVYLNQEHSLIRKLKEAMVSWKIEDQISKDDILERYLNLVYLGSGAYGVADAASVYFSKPVNELTLSEMAMLAGLPPAPSQYSPLENPEAAKKRRNIVLQRMQDAGVITAAEAEAAIQEPLTLKPSQPKRLLVKAPYFSSYVLKELPQYVSKEAIEAGGLTVETSLDVKWQEAAEKTIKDAVEIDGAGSNFGQAALVSIEPKTGEVKAMVGGYQYKDSEFNRVTQAQRQPGSTFKGLVYATAVGAGFSPYDSYLDEPYKVDGYRPRNYGNKHSGWMSMSDALSRSVNVIAVKVLVDVGFEPAMKMAKDMGIKSPLKPTYAMALGAYEVNLLELTNAYATLADQGSYIPAHGIRRVLDKQGNIIYEAEFKPKPVLDKNSAAITTWMLEGVVNAGTGGPAALSDRQVAGKTGTSEEARDLWFIGYIPQAVTGIWLGNDNNDPTWGASSSAAYSWGEFMRKVVEGMPVQKFPKLPELEGRKGSIKAKAHQPNSIETGSKVAIEDGDPGDPAQAANNDGSYASNSENYDSGYSENNDSYSNSYSNGDGYSGGYSESTSSEGYSEGASPESGYSEGSNNY; via the coding sequence ATGGAAGAATCTCAATTACCATCCATAACCAAAACGGACTCCTTAGAGTCAGAAACCTACCCGGAAAATACTTCTGGGGTGGTTTCAACCCAATCCGTTTTGACATCACCCGTGATGACGACGGAAGTAGAACCCGATCAGGTTTCTGCGGAAACCGCTTCTGAGTCAAACCCCCAAGCTGTAACTTGGTATCATCAGGCTCTGAATCGGATCAATTCAAAATGGGTTAAACTGCGTCAGGGTTTCACCCATGAAAATCCTGCGGGGAAACGTTGGTATCGCCGTCCGAAGGTATGGATCGGAATTGGAGTGCTCAGTGTGGGCGGTGGAGCCTTGGGTTATGGTGCTTGGCAATGGTATCTTGTGGATCAAAGTCTTCCCCCCGTCTCCGTTAGTGGAATAGCCTCCTTTAATCGTGATGGTACAATTACGATTAAGGCTAATAACAGTGATATTTTAATGCAAACCGGGCCAGCAACTAGGGAGAAACTCCGCCTCAAACAAATTCCCGAAAAACTGGCGCAAGCTTTTATTTCCACTGAAGATATTCGTTTCTATGACCATGATGGGGTGGACTATCAAGGAATTATTCGCGCCGTTGGCTCTAATATATTAGCCGGGGGAGTGGTGGAAGGAGGAAGTACCATCACCCAACAGTTAGCTAGAATTGTTTATTTGAATCAAGAACATAGCTTAATTAGAAAACTTAAAGAGGCAATGGTATCTTGGAAAATTGAAGATCAAATTAGTAAAGATGATATATTAGAACGCTATTTGAATTTAGTTTATCTGGGTTCGGGTGCTTATGGGGTCGCGGATGCGGCTTCTGTTTATTTTAGTAAACCCGTGAACGAATTAACTTTGTCGGAAATGGCAATGTTAGCGGGTTTACCCCCCGCACCGAGTCAATATTCTCCTTTGGAAAATCCAGAAGCGGCCAAAAAAAGGCGCAATATTGTTTTACAAAGAATGCAGGATGCTGGGGTAATTACCGCAGCCGAAGCGGAAGCGGCGATACAAGAACCCCTGACTCTTAAACCCAGTCAACCTAAACGTTTATTAGTTAAAGCTCCTTATTTTTCGAGTTATGTTTTAAAAGAACTCCCCCAATATGTTTCTAAAGAAGCCATCGAAGCGGGTGGGTTAACAGTTGAAACCAGTTTAGATGTGAAATGGCAAGAAGCAGCAGAAAAAACTATTAAAGATGCGGTGGAAATTGATGGTGCGGGTTCAAATTTTGGTCAAGCGGCTTTAGTTTCCATTGAACCAAAAACCGGAGAAGTTAAAGCTATGGTGGGGGGATATCAATATAAAGATAGCGAATTTAATCGTGTTACTCAAGCTCAAAGACAACCGGGATCAACCTTTAAAGGATTAGTTTATGCAACAGCAGTTGGGGCGGGTTTCTCCCCCTATGATAGCTATTTAGACGAACCCTATAAGGTTGATGGCTACCGTCCTAGAAATTATGGGAATAAGCATTCTGGATGGATGTCGATGTCCGATGCTTTAAGCCGTTCTGTGAATGTAATTGCGGTTAAAGTATTAGTAGATGTTGGGTTTGAACCCGCTATGAAAATGGCAAAAGATATGGGAATTAAATCTCCCTTAAAACCAACCTATGCTATGGCTTTAGGAGCCTATGAAGTTAATTTATTAGAGTTAACTAATGCTTATGCAACCTTAGCCGATCAAGGCAGTTATATTCCGGCCCATGGTATTCGTCGGGTTTTAGATAAACAGGGAAATATTATTTATGAAGCTGAATTTAAACCCAAACCCGTTTTAGATAAAAACAGTGCCGCCATCACTACTTGGATGTTAGAAGGGGTAGTGAATGCGGGAACCGGAGGCCCGGCTGCTTTATCGGATCGACAGGTGGCGGGTAAAACCGGAACCTCTGAAGAAGCCAGGGATTTATGGTTTATTGGTTATATTCCCCAAGCCGTAACCGGAATTTGGTTAGGGAATGATAATAATGATCCGACTTGGGGCGCTAGTAGTAGTGCCGCCTATAGTTGGGGGGAATTTATGCGGAAAGTTGTGGAGGGAATGCCAGTTCAAAAGTTCCCTAAACTACCTGAATTAGAAGGACGAAAAGGCAGTATTAAAGCTAAGGCCCATCAACCCAATAGTATAGAAACCGGGTCAAAAGTAGCAATTGAAGATGGTGATCCTGGTGATCCAGCTCAAGCTGCTAATAACGATGGTAGTTACGCCAGCAATTCCGAAAATTATGATAGTGGTTATTCAGAAAATAATGACTCCTATAGTAATTCCTACAGTAATGGCGATGGATATTCTGGCGGATATTCCGAGAGTACATCTTCTGAGGGATATTCCGAGGGTGCTTCTCCTGAAAGTGGATATTCGGAAGGTTCCAATAATTATTAA
- the chlG gene encoding chlorophyll synthase, producing MSDTPSSQPSEELTKEANSERSAKTRQLLGMKGASSGETSIWKIRLQLMKPITWIPLIWGVVCGAASSGHFSWSVEDVLKVVTCMLMSGPLMTGYTQTMNDFYDRELDAINEPYRPIPSGVISIPQVVTQILLLLGLGIGISYLLDTWAGHKFPIITVLCLGGAFVSYIYSAPPLKLKQNGWLGNYALGASYIALPWWAGHALFGELTPTLMVLTLFYSLAGLGIAIVNDFKSVEGDRQLGLQSLPVMFGITTAAWICVLMIDIFQAGMAVYLVSIKQNLYATVLLLMIIPQITFQDMYFLRNPVENDVKYQASAQPFLVLGMLVVGLAIGHAAIIG from the coding sequence ATGTCGGATACTCCATCGTCTCAACCTTCAGAAGAATTAACAAAAGAAGCGAATTCAGAGCGCAGTGCTAAAACCCGACAACTTTTAGGGATGAAAGGAGCGTCGTCGGGAGAAACATCTATCTGGAAAATTCGCCTCCAATTGATGAAACCGATCACCTGGATACCTTTAATTTGGGGGGTGGTTTGTGGTGCGGCTTCATCGGGACACTTTAGTTGGTCAGTGGAAGATGTGTTAAAGGTGGTGACTTGTATGTTAATGTCTGGGCCATTAATGACGGGTTACACCCAGACCATGAATGATTTTTACGATCGGGAATTGGACGCCATTAATGAGCCCTATCGCCCGATCCCTTCTGGGGTGATTTCCATTCCCCAAGTTGTCACCCAAATTTTACTATTGTTAGGCTTAGGAATTGGAATTTCCTACCTGTTAGATACTTGGGCGGGCCATAAATTTCCCATAATTACGGTTTTATGTCTCGGTGGGGCGTTTGTCTCCTATATTTATTCTGCACCTCCCCTCAAACTCAAGCAAAATGGCTGGTTAGGAAATTACGCACTAGGGGCGAGTTATATTGCTTTACCTTGGTGGGCGGGTCATGCGTTATTTGGAGAACTCACCCCGACCTTGATGGTATTAACCCTATTTTATAGTTTAGCTGGGTTAGGAATTGCCATTGTTAATGACTTTAAAAGTGTGGAAGGCGATCGCCAATTGGGGTTACAATCCCTGCCAGTGATGTTTGGGATCACGACGGCGGCCTGGATTTGTGTTTTAATGATTGATATTTTCCAAGCGGGGATGGCGGTTTATTTAGTTAGTATCAAGCAAAACCTATATGCTACGGTGCTTTTACTGATGATTATTCCCCAAATCACCTTCCAAGATATGTATTTTCTACGCAATCCTGTAGAAAATGATGTTAAATATCAAGCAAGCGCCCAACCGTTTCTAGTCTTAGGAATGCTGGTTGTGGGTTTGGCTATAGGTCACGCGGCGATTATAGGTTAA
- the psb28_2 gene encoding photosystem II Psb28 protein, which yields MVAKIQFSRGIDEDVIPDVRLTRSRDESQGTAKFYFLNPKALADDSTQEITGMYMIDDDGEIVTREVNAKFINGKPTEIEAIHLMKSPEEWERFMLFMERYAKAKGLEFSKS from the coding sequence ATGGTAGCTAAAATTCAGTTTTCAAGAGGGATTGATGAAGATGTAATTCCTGATGTTCGCTTAACTCGTTCACGGGATGAGAGTCAAGGAACAGCAAAATTTTATTTTCTCAATCCTAAAGCCTTAGCGGATGATTCCACCCAGGAAATTACAGGAATGTACATGATTGATGATGATGGGGAAATTGTCACTCGAGAGGTTAACGCTAAATTTATTAATGGAAAACCTACGGAAATTGAGGCAATTCATTTAATGAAATCTCCTGAAGAATGGGAGCGTTTCATGTTGTTTATGGAACGTTATGCGAAAGCCAAAGGATTAGAATTTAGTAAATCCTAA
- a CDS encoding molybdenum cofactor synthesis domain-containing protein codes for MNSTVPHPDHSEFRVSCAVITVSDTRTPETDKSGQLIHQFLQNAGYPIIDYQIIKDEPQEITELLKKLCQISELDACIFNGGTGIAPRDTTYDALEQLLEKTLPGFGEIFRALSYHEIGSRAIASRAVAGVYQGKLVFSIPGSSNAVKLAMEKLIIPELAHLVKLS; via the coding sequence ATGAATTCAACCGTCCCCCATCCCGATCATTCCGAATTTCGGGTTAGTTGTGCGGTGATTACGGTCAGTGATACTCGCACCCCAGAAACCGATAAAAGTGGTCAACTCATTCACCAATTCCTACAAAATGCTGGGTATCCAATTATCGATTATCAAATTATTAAAGATGAACCGCAAGAGATTACAGAACTCTTAAAAAAACTCTGTCAAATTTCTGAACTGGATGCTTGTATTTTTAATGGAGGAACTGGAATTGCGCCCAGAGATACGACCTATGATGCTCTGGAACAATTATTAGAAAAAACTTTACCTGGATTTGGAGAAATTTTTAGAGCTTTGAGTTATCATGAAATAGGGTCAAGAGCGATCGCTTCCAGGGCTGTAGCTGGAGTTTATCAAGGAAAATTAGTCTTTTCAATTCCTGGGTCTTCTAATGCAGTAAAATTGGCAATGGAAAAATTAATCATACCTGAATTAGCCCATTTAGTTAAATTATCATAG
- a CDS encoding methyl-accepting chemotaxis sensory transducer, whose product MKKIIKFFKQGELQLKMINAFILMGLIVFFVAFLGWQVTLNLSQELNEISVVRLPSILGLAKIDQGLRNIDSKQSCLLNNCIGGDNREITLAQIQENFNLINTGFLEYEKLPRTEKEDQLWKQFKLRWQQWEKQQKVFMDLYNEFQKIGVIYPYQTQIKLWKTGQQNSPEMQIARQASLFLSKLNIQDRSINQPILYATSQSLAKVIQENQHIAESSKIQADKTIENSQNFSVLAMIFGPLIALSLGIILSIAIARPISQSLKGLVNTVVNSSSEIAATIEEQERIVALQAASVNQTTTTMDELGQTSRQATQQAETAAKITKQVLSLSQDGANAVSKTMSGMVTLDQKVSEISSQIMTLNEQAQQINSISNLVGDIANQTNMLALNASIEAVRAGEHGLGFNVVALEIRKLADETHKSAQKINQLIDQIEKAVKSTVIAAVDGKHTVQQNLKITEETTAIFSKVTVAMDQVSLSSQQIYLTSKQQVLAIEEVISAMNSINNGAQQTVIGISQTKLETQELKNAAHNLKQLGVS is encoded by the coding sequence ATGAAAAAAATAATTAAATTTTTTAAACAAGGTGAGTTACAATTAAAAATGATTAATGCCTTTATTTTAATGGGATTAATTGTATTTTTTGTTGCCTTTCTGGGATGGCAAGTAACATTAAATTTAAGCCAGGAACTCAATGAAATTAGCGTAGTCAGATTACCTTCAATTTTGGGTTTAGCAAAGATTGATCAAGGATTAAGAAATATTGATTCTAAACAATCCTGTCTTTTAAATAACTGTATAGGAGGTGACAATAGGGAAATTACTCTGGCACAAATTCAAGAAAATTTTAATTTAATCAATACGGGTTTTTTAGAATATGAAAAACTGCCTCGGACAGAGAAAGAAGATCAACTGTGGAAGCAATTTAAGTTAAGATGGCAGCAATGGGAAAAACAACAAAAAGTTTTTATGGATCTTTATAATGAATTTCAAAAAATTGGAGTTATATACCCCTATCAAACTCAAATTAAATTATGGAAAACAGGTCAACAAAATTCCCCAGAAATGCAAATAGCCCGCCAAGCATCTCTATTTTTATCAAAATTAAATATTCAAGATCGCTCTATTAATCAACCTATTTTATACGCCACATCTCAAAGTTTAGCAAAAGTGATTCAAGAAAATCAACATATAGCAGAATCATCTAAAATTCAAGCAGATAAAACCATTGAAAACAGTCAAAACTTTAGCGTTTTAGCTATGATATTTGGGCCTTTAATAGCCCTAAGTTTAGGGATTATTTTAAGTATAGCGATCGCCCGTCCCATTAGTCAAAGTCTAAAAGGATTAGTCAATACCGTTGTCAATTCTTCCTCCGAAATTGCGGCTACCATTGAAGAACAGGAAAGAATTGTAGCTTTACAAGCGGCATCTGTGAATCAAACCACAACCACAATGGATGAATTAGGGCAAACTTCTCGTCAAGCAACCCAACAAGCTGAAACCGCAGCCAAAATTACTAAACAGGTCTTAAGTTTATCTCAGGATGGGGCTAATGCTGTTTCTAAAACCATGTCAGGGATGGTAACTTTAGACCAAAAAGTGAGTGAAATTTCTAGCCAAATTATGACGCTGAATGAACAAGCCCAACAAATTAATAGTATTAGCAACCTAGTCGGTGATATTGCCAATCAAACTAATATGTTAGCCCTGAATGCCTCGATTGAAGCTGTGAGAGCAGGAGAGCATGGTTTAGGGTTTAATGTTGTGGCTTTAGAAATTCGTAAACTCGCCGACGAAACCCATAAATCTGCCCAAAAAATTAATCAATTAATTGATCAAATTGAAAAAGCAGTGAAAAGTACAGTGATCGCGGCGGTCGATGGCAAACATACCGTCCAGCAAAATTTAAAAATTACCGAAGAAACCACCGCAATTTTTAGTAAAGTTACCGTAGCAATGGATCAAGTTTCTTTAAGTTCCCAACAAATTTATTTAACTTCAAAACAACAAGTTCTTGCCATTGAAGAAGTGATATCGGCGATGAATTCTATTAACAACGGCGCTCAACAAACAGTTATTGGAATTAGCCAAACTAAATTGGAAACCCAAGAGCTAAAAAATGCAGCCCATAATCTGAAACAATTAGGGGTAAGTTAA